One window from the genome of Streptomyces sp. NBC_00708 encodes:
- a CDS encoding UvrD-helicase domain-containing protein: protein MTDAYLDSPPLTAEQRAVVEQPWDTRLLVTAGAGSGKTHTLVRRLDALMSDEQDALEASEILVLSFSRAAVRELRERIALHARESRRVRVQTFDSWAYAVLRGEQPDRDWSALRFDERIAEATEAILRGAVEESEQGAPAHVVIDEVQDLVGDRRDMVETLLDRFQDACGFTVVGDGAQAIYGFQVSDEDARAAETNYFFDWLRASYPDDLVELHLSANFRARTAEAGVALPLGGSLRRLPSETSAAEAAGEDLHRDLTDLLRGCPSFGAVDDAFTLDSLKGFRGTCAILCRDNRQALVLSEKLFAHGVHHRLQRDLQERPVPAWVAAMLRGTGSTTLTEDRFLDLLGSGPLAPVGDHGRVWRSLRGVAGAPRGLVDVSALRRAVAQGRFPDDLAAVEPADLVVSTVHRAKGLEFDRVIVVEPASMAELRKQHTHIDPAAEARALYVAMTRPRDDLFRLDAPDTALIRRDRRTGRYYVGGWKAHQRHGISAASTDVSREQPPGTDGFECDAGALQDHLAASVAPGDTLELRLQHAMPLAPEESPPYTVFHRDRPVAVVSERFRQDLYTSLKISRTWDISWPTSIEGFRVDCLESVAGSTASGARAGLGEHGIWMVPRLSGLGRYRWTDAHTHEESDR from the coding sequence GTGACCGACGCCTATCTGGACAGCCCGCCTCTCACGGCGGAGCAGCGGGCCGTCGTCGAGCAGCCCTGGGACACCCGGCTCCTGGTGACGGCCGGTGCCGGCTCCGGCAAGACGCACACGCTCGTCCGCCGGCTCGACGCGCTCATGAGCGACGAGCAGGACGCACTGGAGGCGAGCGAGATCCTGGTGCTCAGCTTCTCCCGGGCCGCGGTGCGGGAACTGCGCGAGCGGATCGCGCTCCACGCCCGCGAGTCCCGCCGGGTCCGGGTGCAGACCTTCGACTCCTGGGCGTACGCGGTGCTGCGCGGCGAGCAGCCCGATCGGGACTGGAGCGCGCTGCGCTTCGACGAACGGATCGCGGAGGCCACGGAGGCGATCCTGCGGGGCGCCGTCGAGGAGAGCGAGCAGGGTGCCCCCGCCCATGTCGTGATCGACGAGGTCCAGGACCTGGTCGGCGACCGGCGGGACATGGTGGAGACGCTCCTCGACCGGTTCCAGGACGCCTGCGGCTTCACCGTGGTCGGTGACGGGGCGCAGGCGATCTACGGGTTCCAGGTGTCCGACGAGGACGCCCGTGCCGCGGAGACGAACTACTTCTTCGACTGGCTGCGCGCCTCCTACCCGGACGACCTGGTGGAACTCCATCTGTCCGCCAACTTCAGGGCCCGCACCGCCGAGGCGGGTGTCGCGCTCCCCCTGGGCGGCTCGCTCCGGCGACTGCCGTCCGAGACGTCGGCGGCGGAGGCCGCCGGCGAGGACCTCCATCGGGACCTGACCGACCTCCTGCGCGGCTGCCCCTCGTTCGGGGCCGTCGACGACGCCTTCACGCTCGACTCCCTGAAGGGCTTCCGGGGCACGTGCGCGATCCTCTGCCGGGACAACCGGCAGGCCCTGGTGCTCTCGGAGAAGCTGTTCGCGCACGGTGTGCACCATCGCCTCCAGCGCGACCTGCAGGAACGCCCGGTACCGGCCTGGGTGGCCGCAATGCTGCGCGGCACGGGCTCCACCACGCTGACGGAGGACCGCTTCCTGGACCTGCTCGGTTCGGGCCCGCTCGCACCGGTCGGGGATCACGGGAGGGTCTGGCGGTCGCTGCGCGGTGTGGCGGGGGCACCCAGGGGGCTGGTGGACGTCTCGGCCCTCCGGCGGGCCGTGGCCCAGGGGAGGTTCCCCGACGACCTGGCCGCAGTCGAACCCGCCGATCTCGTGGTGTCGACCGTGCACCGGGCCAAGGGGCTCGAATTCGATCGCGTGATCGTGGTCGAACCCGCGTCCATGGCCGAGCTGCGCAAGCAGCACACCCACATCGACCCGGCGGCGGAGGCCCGCGCCCTCTACGTCGCGATGACGCGCCCCAGGGACGACCTGTTCCGCCTCGACGCACCGGACACCGCCCTGATCCGCAGGGACCGACGCACCGGTCGGTACTACGTCGGCGGGTGGAAGGCCCATCAGCGTCACGGCATCTCGGCCGCGAGCACGGACGTCTCCCGGGAGCAGCCGCCCGGCACCGACGGGTTCGAGTGCGATGCCGGTGCCCTCCAGGACCACCTCGCCGCGTCCGTCGCCCCGGGGGACACGCTGGAACTCCGCCTGCAGCACGCGATGCCCCTGGCCCCGGAGGAGAGTCCGCCGTACACAGTGTTCCACCGGGACCGGCCGGTCGCCGTCGTCTCGGAGCGGTTCCGACAGGACCTGTACACCTCGCTCAAGATCAGCAGGACCTGGGACATCAGCTGGCCCACGAGCATCGAGGGATTCCGGGTCGACTGCCTGGAGAGCGTGGCCGGCAGCACCGCGTCCGGTGCCCGCGCGGGACTGGGCGAGCACGGGATATGGATGGTGCCCCGGTTGTCGGGGCTCGGCCGCTACCGGTGGACCGACGCGCACACACACGAGGAGAGCGACCGATGA